In the Rubrivivax gelatinosus IL144 genome, GCTGCCGAGGCGCTGACGATCGCCGGTGGCATGCCCGAAGAGCTGCAGAACCAGGTCGCAGGATGACCGCCGTGACGCAGACGGGTCGCCCCCACACGACCGTCTTGCTCCCTGAGGCCGTCCAGGCCCTCGTGACGCAGGAAGACGGCCTCTACGTCGACGGCACTTTCGGCCGCGGCGGCCATACGCGTGCGCTGCTGGCGGCGCTGTCGCCGCGCGCGCGCGTCGTCGCCTTCGACCGCGACCCCGAGGCCATCGCCGCCGCGGCGGCGATCGACGACGGCCGCTTCTCGATCTGCCACGCCAGCTTCGGCGCGATGCGCGAGGAACTCGCCGCACGCGGCGTCGAGCGCGTGCAGGGCGTGCTGCTCGACCTGGGCGTCAGCTCGCCGCAGATCGACACGCCCGAACGCGGGTTCAGCTTCCGCTTCGACGCGCCGCTGGACATGCGCATGGACACGACCCGCGGCGAGACCGCCGCGGACTTCCTGGCCCGCGCCGACGAGCGCCACATCGCACAGGTGATCCGCGACTATGGGGAAGAACGGTTTGCTCTACAGATTGCAAAGGCGGTTGTTGCTCGCCGGCAGGGCGGGGATCCACTTCGAACCACCGGGGAGCTTTCCGCGCTCGTGGCTCGTGCAGTCAAGACCCGCGAGCCGGGCCAGGACCCTGCAACGCGCACATTTCAGGCTCTTCGGATTTTCGTCAACGCCGAGCTTGAGGCGCTCGAACAGGGACTGAGCGCCGCGCTGCAACTGCTCGCGCCGGGCGGGCGGCTGGTCGTCATCAGCTTCCATTCGCTCGAGGACCGCATCGTCAAGAACTTCATCACGCGCGAGAGCCGTGAGGAGTTCGACCGCCGCGCGCCGATGGCGCCGCCGCAGGCGCTCAAGCTCAAGGCCATCGCCCGCGTCAAGCCCGGCGACGAGGAGCTGCGTGCCAACCCGCGCGCCCGCTCGGCGGTGATGCGCGTGGCCGAACGCACCGAGGTGCCGGCGTGATGAAGCTGCTCAACGCCGTGCTGCTGGTGCTGCTGCTGGGCAGCGCCTTCTTCCTCGTGCGCAACGCCTACGAGAGCCGGCGCCTGTTCGCGGCGCTGGACCGCGCCAAGAACGAGCAGGTCCAGCTCGAGGCCGACTACAAGCGCCTGGACGCCGAGCGCCAGGCGCAGGCGACCAACCTGCGCGTCGAGCGCGTCGCGCGCGAGAAGCTGGCGATGCGCCCGGCCTCGCCGGCGGTGACGCAGTACGTCGCCGACGGCGCCGCCGCGGCCTCCGGAGGCGCCCGATGAGCAGTCGGCGCAAGTCCGGCGGCGCCAGCGTGCGCAGCGTGAACTACGCCACCAGCCCGCTGCTGGCGAGCAAGACGCCGCCCTGGCGCTCGCGTTTCGTCGTCGCGATGGTCGCCGCCTCGTTCGCGCTGCTGCTCGGCCGCGCCGTCTGGGTGCAGGTCGTCGGCAACGATTTCTATCAGAAGCAGGGCGAGAAGCGCTACGCGCACACGCTGTCGCTGCAGGCCAGCCGCGGCCGCGTGCTCGACCGCAACGGCCTGGTGCTGGCGTCGAGCGTGCCGTCGCCGTCGATCTGGGCGATCCCCAAGGACCTGCAGGCCGACGCCGGCGAGCGCCGGGCGCTGGCGCGCGTGCTGGGCATCACGCCGACCGAGCTCGACACGCGGCTGTCGGGCAACCCGAACTTCGTCTGGCTGCGCCGCCAGGCCGACGACGCCACCTGGGACGCCGTCAAGGCGATGGGCCTGAAGGGCGTCTACCAGGTGCGCGAGTACAAGCGCAGCTACCCCGAGGGCGAATCGGCGGCGCACGTCGTCGGCTTCACCAACGTCGAGGAGCACGGCCAGGAAGGCATCGAGCTGCGTTTCGACAAGGAGCTGCAGGGCCGCGACGGCCTGCGCGCCGTGGTGCGCGACCGCCTGGGCCGCGTCGTCGAGGACATCGGCGACCAGACCGCCGCGCTCGACGGCCGCGACGTCACGCTGGCGATCGATTCCAAGGTCCAGTTCTTCGCCTACCAGCGCATCCGCGACATGGTCACGCAGCAGGCCGCCAAGGCCGGCAGCGTCGTCGTGCTGGACGCCCAGACCGGCGAGGTGCTGGCGCTGGCCAACTATCCCAGCTACGACCCCGGGCAGCGCCGCAACCTGAGCGGCGCACAGCTGCGCAACCGCGCGCTGACCGACACCTTCGAGCCCGGCTCGACGATGAAGCCCTTCGTCGCCTGCCTGGCGATGGAGACCGGCCGCGTGACGCCGTCGACGGTCATCGACACCGCGCCCGGCAGCATCACGATCACCGGCTCGACGATCCGCGACTCGCACCCGCACGGCGCGCTGACCGTCGCCCAGGTGATCCAGAAGTCGAGCAACGTCGGCACCGTCAAGATGGCGATGCAGATGCAGCCGCGCGAGATGTGGGAGGTGTTCTCCGGCATCGGCATCGGCCAGCGGCCGCAGATCGACTTCCCCGGCGCCGTCTCCGGCCGGCTGCGCCCGTACAAGACCTGGCGCCCGATCGAGCAGGCGACGATGAGCTACGGCTACGGCCTGTCCGCGAGCCTGCTGCAGATCGCGCGCGCCTACACGGTGTTCGCCCGTGACGGCGACATCGCGCCTGTCTCCATCCTGCGCCAGGACGGCCCGGTCGCCGGCGTGCCGATCTTCAAGCCCGAGACCGCGCAGACGATGCGCGCGATGCTGAGCCTGGTGACCCAGCCCGGCGGCACGGCCCCGAAGGCCGCCGCGATCGGCTACTCCACGGGCGGCAAGTCCGGGACTGCGCGCAAGCAGGAAGGCAAGGGCTACAGCAACAAATATCGCGCCTGGTTCGTCGGCATCGCGCCGATCTCCGCGCCGCGCATCGTCGTGGCGGTCATGGTCGACGAACCGGGAAAGGGCGTGTTCTACGGCGGCGACATCGCCGGGCCGGTATTCAGCCAGGTCGTGCAGAACACGCTGCGCATGATGGGCGTGCCGCCGGACATCCCGGTCCAGGCGCAGATCGTCGCTCCGGTCGCCGCCGAGCCAGAAAGCTTCTGATGCAGATTCCGTCCCAGCCCTTCGTCGTCACCGGGGAGGCCGCATGCCGCTGACGCGCCTGAAGTCCCCCGAGGCCGCCGCCCGCTGGCTCTCGTCCTGGGTGACCGGCACGCTGCGCACCGACAGCCGTCTGGTGCAGCCCGGCGACGCCTTCATCGCCTGGCCCGGCTACGCCAACGACGGCCGCCGCTTCGTCCAGCAGGCGCTGGACGCCGGCGCCTCGACCTGCCTGGTCGAGCTCGACGGCGTCGAGGCCTTCGGTTTCGAGGATGCGCGTGTGGCCACGCTGCCCGAGCTGAAGGCCGTCACCGGCGACATCGCTCACGCCTATTTCGAGCACCCCAGCCAGCGGCTGAAGGTCGTCGCCACGACCGGCACCAACGGCAAGACCTCGACCGCCTGGTGGACCGCCCAGGCGCTGACCCGCCTGGGCCAGCGCTGCGGCGTGATGGGCACGCTGGGCGTCGGCGAGCCCGGCGCGGTGCGCGCCACGGGCCTGACGACGCCCGACCCGGTGACGCTGCACGCCGCCTTCCGCGGCTTCGTCGACCAGGGTTTCGCCGCCTGCGCGCTGGAAGCCTCGTCGATCGGCATCGTCGAGCACCGCCTGGACGCCGCCAAGATCGACGTCGCGTTGTTCACCAACTTCACCCGCGACCACCTGGACTATCACGGCTCGATGGCCGCGTACTGGGAGGCCAAGCGCCGCCTGTTCGCCTGGCCGGGGCTGAAGGCCGCGGTGGTCAACGTCGACGACGAACAAGGCGCGCTGCTGGCTGCCGAGCCGCTGGCGCTGGACGTCTGGACCTATGCCGTCGGCGGCGACGCGCGCCTGGTGGCGCGCGAGGTGCGCTACGTCGACGGCGGCCTGGCCTTCACGCTGCACGAAGGCGACGCCGCCGTCGAGGTGCGCAGCACGCTGATCGGCGAGTACAACGTGCACAACCTGCTGGCCGTCATCGGCGGCCTGCGTGCGCTGGGCGTGGCGCTGGCCGATGCCGCGGGCGTCGTGCCGGCGCTGACGCCGGTGCCCGGGCGCATGCAGCGCGTGCCCGGCGAGGACGTCGAGGTCGTCGTCGACTACGCGCATACGCCCGACGCGCTGGAGAAGGTGCTGCAGGCGCTGCGCCCGCTGGCCGCCGCACGCGGCGGCAAGCTGTGGTGCGTGTTCGGCTGCGGCGGCAATCGCGACGCCACCAAGCGGCCGCTGATGGGCGCCATCGCCGCACGCCTGGCCGACCGTGTCGTCGCCACCAGCGACAACCCGCGCGACGAGGCGCCGTGCTTCATCCTGTCGCAGATCCTGGCCGGCGTCGCCGGCCACGACGAGGTCGACGTCATCGAAGACCGCCACGAGGCGATCGCCTTCGCGGTGGCCAAGGCCGCGCCGGGCGACGTCGTGCTGCTGGCCGGCAAGGGCCACGAGGATTACCAGGAGATCAAGGGCGTTCGGCGCCCGTTCTCCGACGAGACCGAGGCGCGCGCCGCGCTGGCGCGCCGCACGGAGGCCCGAGCATGAGGTTGACGCTGGCCCAGGCGCTCCCGTTCGTGCCCGGCGCGACGCTGGTCGGCGACGGCGCGACGAAGTTCTCGCGCGTGCACAGCGACACGCGCACGCTGCGCGCCGGCGACCTGTTCGTCGCGCTGCGCGGCGAACGTTTCGACGGCCACGATTTCCTCGCGTCCGCGCGCGAGGCCGGCGCCGTCGCGGCGATCGCCGAACACGGCCTGTCCGACTCGATGCCCGGCCTGCTGGTGCCCGATGCGCTGCGCGCGCTGCAGCAGCTGGCCGCCGGCTGGCGCGCGCGTTTCCTGCTGCCGCTGGTGGCCGTCACCGGCAGCAACGGCAAGACGACCGTCACGCAGATGGTCGCCGCGATCCTGCGCGCCGCGCACGGCGACGCCGCGTTCGCCACGCGCGGCAACCTCAACAACCACATCGGCGTGCCGCTGACGCTGCTCGGGCTGCTGCCCTCGCACACCGCCGGCGTCGTCGAGCTGGGCATGAACCACCCGGGCGAGATCGCCGAGCTGGCGGCCATCGCCCGGCCGACGATCGCGCTGGTCAACAACGCCCAGCGCGAGCACCAGGAGTTCATGGCCACGGTCGAGGCCGTCGCGCGCGAGAACGGCCAGGCGATCGCGATGCTGCCGCCCGACGGCGTCGCCGTCTTCCCGGCCGACGACGAGTACACGCCGCTGTGGCGCCAGCTCGCCGGCGCGCGCCGCACGATCAGCTTCGCGCTCGACGGTGCTGCCGACCTGACGGCACGTGCCGAATGGCAGGGTGAGCGCTGGCAGGTCGAGATGGCGACGCCGGCCGGCGCGCTGACGACGACGCTGGCCGTCGCCGGCCTGCACAACGTGAAGAACGCGCTCGCCGCCGCCGCCTGCGCGCTGGCCGCGGGCGTCAAGCCGGCGGCGATCGCGGCCGGCCTGGCGGCTTTCCAGCCGGTGGCCGGGCGCTCGCAGGCCGCGCGTGTGGCCACGGCGCAGGGCGAGATCACGCTCGTCGACGACAGCTACAACGCCAACCCCGACTCGGTGCTCGCCGCCGTCGCGGTGCTGGCGGCGCTGCCCGGCCCGCGCTGGCTGGTGCTGGGCGACATGGGCGAGGTCGGCGAACGCGGCCCCGAGTTCCACGCCGAAGTCGGTGCCGCGGCGCGGGCCGCGGGCATCGAGACGGTGTGGACCGCCGGCACGCTGTCGCGCCACGTCGGCGCGCAGCGCCATTTCAACGATGCCGCGGCGATGGTCGCCGCGCTCGCCGACGCGCCCCAGGCGGCGTCGGTGCTGGTCAAGGGTTCCCGGTTCATGCGGATGGAGCAGGTGGTGCGCGTTCTGAAGGAAGGGGTGCGCTGATGCTGCTCACGCTCAGCCAGTGGCTGCTGACGCTGTTCCCCGAGCAACTCGGTTTCCTGCGCGTCTTCCAGTACCTCACCTTCCGCGCGGTGCTCGCGGCGATGACGGCGCTGCTGATCGGCCTGGCGCTGGGCCCCTGGGTCATCCGTCGGCTGACCGAGATGAAGATCGGCCAGCCGATCCGCGAGTACGGCGTGCAGACCCACCTGGGCAAACGCGGCACGCCGACGATGGGCGGCGTGCTGGTGCTGCTGGGCATCGCGGTGTCGACGCTGCTGTGGTTCGACTGGAGCAACCGCTTC is a window encoding:
- a CDS encoding peptidoglycan D,D-transpeptidase FtsI family protein → MSSRRKSGGASVRSVNYATSPLLASKTPPWRSRFVVAMVAASFALLLGRAVWVQVVGNDFYQKQGEKRYAHTLSLQASRGRVLDRNGLVLASSVPSPSIWAIPKDLQADAGERRALARVLGITPTELDTRLSGNPNFVWLRRQADDATWDAVKAMGLKGVYQVREYKRSYPEGESAAHVVGFTNVEEHGQEGIELRFDKELQGRDGLRAVVRDRLGRVVEDIGDQTAALDGRDVTLAIDSKVQFFAYQRIRDMVTQQAAKAGSVVVLDAQTGEVLALANYPSYDPGQRRNLSGAQLRNRALTDTFEPGSTMKPFVACLAMETGRVTPSTVIDTAPGSITITGSTIRDSHPHGALTVAQVIQKSSNVGTVKMAMQMQPREMWEVFSGIGIGQRPQIDFPGAVSGRLRPYKTWRPIEQATMSYGYGLSASLLQIARAYTVFARDGDIAPVSILRQDGPVAGVPIFKPETAQTMRAMLSLVTQPGGTAPKAAAIGYSTGGKSGTARKQEGKGYSNKYRAWFVGIAPISAPRIVVAVMVDEPGKGVFYGGDIAGPVFSQVVQNTLRMMGVPPDIPVQAQIVAPVAAEPESF
- a CDS encoding UDP-N-acetylmuramoyl-L-alanyl-D-glutamate--2,6-diaminopimelate ligase, with the protein product MPLTRLKSPEAAARWLSSWVTGTLRTDSRLVQPGDAFIAWPGYANDGRRFVQQALDAGASTCLVELDGVEAFGFEDARVATLPELKAVTGDIAHAYFEHPSQRLKVVATTGTNGKTSTAWWTAQALTRLGQRCGVMGTLGVGEPGAVRATGLTTPDPVTLHAAFRGFVDQGFAACALEASSIGIVEHRLDAAKIDVALFTNFTRDHLDYHGSMAAYWEAKRRLFAWPGLKAAVVNVDDEQGALLAAEPLALDVWTYAVGGDARLVAREVRYVDGGLAFTLHEGDAAVEVRSTLIGEYNVHNLLAVIGGLRALGVALADAAGVVPALTPVPGRMQRVPGEDVEVVVDYAHTPDALEKVLQALRPLAAARGGKLWCVFGCGGNRDATKRPLMGAIAARLADRVVATSDNPRDEAPCFILSQILAGVAGHDEVDVIEDRHEAIAFAVAKAAPGDVVLLAGKGHEDYQEIKGVRRPFSDETEARAALARRTEARA
- a CDS encoding UDP-N-acetylmuramoyl-tripeptide--D-alanyl-D-alanine ligase; this translates as MRLTLAQALPFVPGATLVGDGATKFSRVHSDTRTLRAGDLFVALRGERFDGHDFLASAREAGAVAAIAEHGLSDSMPGLLVPDALRALQQLAAGWRARFLLPLVAVTGSNGKTTVTQMVAAILRAAHGDAAFATRGNLNNHIGVPLTLLGLLPSHTAGVVELGMNHPGEIAELAAIARPTIALVNNAQREHQEFMATVEAVARENGQAIAMLPPDGVAVFPADDEYTPLWRQLAGARRTISFALDGAADLTARAEWQGERWQVEMATPAGALTTTLAVAGLHNVKNALAAAACALAAGVKPAAIAAGLAAFQPVAGRSQAARVATAQGEITLVDDSYNANPDSVLAAVAVLAALPGPRWLVLGDMGEVGERGPEFHAEVGAAARAAGIETVWTAGTLSRHVGAQRHFNDAAAMVAALADAPQAASVLVKGSRFMRMEQVVRVLKEGVR
- the rsmH gene encoding 16S rRNA (cytosine(1402)-N(4))-methyltransferase RsmH, with translation MTAVTQTGRPHTTVLLPEAVQALVTQEDGLYVDGTFGRGGHTRALLAALSPRARVVAFDRDPEAIAAAAAIDDGRFSICHASFGAMREELAARGVERVQGVLLDLGVSSPQIDTPERGFSFRFDAPLDMRMDTTRGETAADFLARADERHIAQVIRDYGEERFALQIAKAVVARRQGGDPLRTTGELSALVARAVKTREPGQDPATRTFQALRIFVNAELEALEQGLSAALQLLAPGGRLVVISFHSLEDRIVKNFITRESREEFDRRAPMAPPQALKLKAIARVKPGDEELRANPRARSAVMRVAERTEVPA
- the ftsL gene encoding cell division protein FtsL, with protein sequence MKLLNAVLLVLLLGSAFFLVRNAYESRRLFAALDRAKNEQVQLEADYKRLDAERQAQATNLRVERVAREKLAMRPASPAVTQYVADGAAAASGGAR